A genome region from Arachis duranensis cultivar V14167 chromosome 6, aradu.V14167.gnm2.J7QH, whole genome shotgun sequence includes the following:
- the LOC107494888 gene encoding vacuolar-processing enzyme — protein sequence MNHKMTCWVPLLIASVWLSSRMSTLEGRHVSNNFHPLVSNDDSEGTRWAVLVAGSNGFGNYRHQADICHAYQIMKNGGLKDENIIVFMSDDIANNEENPRPGVIINHPNGSDVYKGVPKDYTGNYTSAENLYAVISGNQSAITGGSGKMLNSGPNDTIFIYYADHGGPGIIGMPVGDFVVANDFIDVLKSKHAANAYKKMVIYLEACESGSMFEGILPENINIYVTTASNANESSWGCYCPGDPTYPPPPEFQTCLGDSYSVLWMEDSDKNDRTKETLQQQYETVREKTLDWEAKGSHVMQYGNKNFTDDFLVTYIGATGVSTSTNAYPSSATPTKFVDQRDALLHYLSHKFKNAPEGSKERMEAQKGLIEEIAQREHVDNSVKAIADHLFGEEYRASVISSVRPSGQPLVDDWDCFKNYIKIYESYCGALSTYGRKYTRAIANICNAGVSQEKMVVASSLACP from the exons ATGAATCATAAGATGACTTGTTGGGTCCCTTTATTAATAGCTTCAGTATGGCTAAGTTCAAGAATGAGCACGTTGGAGGGTCGtcatgtgtcaaataattttCATCCTCTTGTGAGTAATGATGATTCAGAAGGAACGAGATGGGCTGTGCTTGTCGCTGGTTCCAATGGGTTTGGAAATTATAGGCACCAAGCTGATATTTGCCATGCTTACCAAATAATGAAGAATGGTGGCCTTAAAGATGAAAATATCATTGTATTCATGAGTGATGACATCGCCAATAATGAAGAAAACCCAAGGCCTGGCGTTATAATCAATCATCCCAATGGTTCAGATGTTTATAAAGGTGTTCCTAAG GACTATACCGGAAATTACACAAGTGCGGAAAACTTATACGCCGTAATAAGTGGGAACCAAAGTGCTATTACGGGAGGCAGTGGTAAGATGCTGAATAGTGGTCCGAATGACACCATTTTTATTTACTATGCTGACCATGGTGGACCAGGCATCATTG GTATGCCAGTTGGGGATTTCGTTGTGGCCAATGATTTTATAGATGTATTGAAAAGCAAACATGCGGCTAACGCCTATAAAAAGATG GTAATATACTTGGAAGCATGCGAATCTGGGAGCATGTTCGAAGGGATTCTTCCAGAAAACATAAACATATATGTAACCACCGCTTCCAATGCAAATGAGAGCAGTTGGGGTTGTTACTGCCCTGGAGATCCCACCTATCCTCCTCCTCCTGAGTTTCAAACTTGCTTGGGAGATTCTTATAGCGTTTTATGGATGGAAGACAG CGACAAAAATGATAGGACAAAAGAAACTTTGCAACAACAATATGAAACT GTTCGCGAGAAAACATTAGATTGGGAGGCAAAAGGTTCTCATGTGATGCAATATGGAAACAAAAACTTCACCGATGATTTTCTAGTAACCTACATTGGTGCAACCGGAGTGAGTACCAGTACAAATGCATATCCTTCCTCTGCTACCCCGACAAAATTTGTCGACCAACGAGATGCACTTCTCCACTATCTTAGCCACAAG TTCAAAAACGCTCCAGAAGGATCAAAAGAAAGGATGGAAGCTCAAAAGGGGTTAATAGAAGAAATAGCTCAAAGGGAGCACGTGGACAATAGCGTGAAGGCCATTGCAGATCACTTGTTTGGAGAAGAATACAGAGCATCAGTGATCTCAAGTGTTCGTCCATCAGGCCAACCTCTTGTGGATGATTGGGATTGTTTTAAGAATTAT ATAAAAATTTATGAGAGCTATTGTGGTGCCCTGTCAACGTATGGAAGGAAATACACCAGGGCCATTGCTAACATATGCAATGCTGGCGTTTCTCAAGAGAAAATGGTTGTAGCATCTTCTCTAGCTTGCCCCTAG